The Clostridia bacterium genome includes a window with the following:
- the folD gene encoding bifunctional methylenetetrahydrofolate dehydrogenase/methenyltetrahydrofolate cyclohydrolase FolD, which yields MATILDGKSLAAKLKEEIKAEVSLLKSGGTEPKLAVILVGDDPASHVYVRNKKRDCEDVGILSESITLPANTEKCELIDIIKSLNNNASVHGILVQLPLPHGLDGTEITQLIAPEKDVDAFSYYNVGRIMTGDYSFVPCTPAGCMELIKLSGISVEGKNCVVIGRSNIVGKPMAMLLMQANGTVTVCHSRTKNLAEITRGADILVSAIGKAGFVTGDMIKDGAVVIDVGINRGEDGKLCGDCDFDSCAAKASFITPVPGGVGPMTRVMLLKNTVNAAKVQGGKENA from the coding sequence GTGGCTACTATTCTTGACGGTAAATCACTTGCCGCAAAGCTTAAAGAAGAAATCAAAGCCGAGGTATCTTTACTGAAGAGCGGGGGAACGGAGCCAAAGCTCGCCGTAATCCTCGTCGGTGACGATCCCGCCTCGCATGTTTACGTGCGCAATAAAAAGCGCGACTGTGAAGACGTCGGTATACTGTCGGAGAGTATAACGCTCCCGGCGAATACCGAAAAGTGTGAGTTGATCGACATCATTAAGTCGCTCAATAACAACGCGTCTGTCCACGGAATACTCGTGCAGCTTCCGTTACCGCATGGACTCGACGGAACCGAGATAACGCAGCTTATTGCTCCCGAAAAGGACGTTGACGCCTTCTCTTATTATAACGTAGGCCGGATAATGACCGGTGACTATTCATTCGTTCCGTGTACGCCTGCGGGTTGTATGGAACTTATAAAGCTCTCCGGTATATCGGTTGAAGGCAAAAACTGCGTTGTTATCGGCAGGAGCAATATCGTCGGCAAGCCGATGGCGATGCTTCTGATGCAGGCGAACGGAACCGTTACCGTTTGTCACTCGCGTACAAAGAATCTTGCTGAAATAACTCGCGGAGCGGATATACTCGTATCGGCGATCGGCAAGGCGGGCTTTGTGACGGGGGATATGATCAAAGACGGCGCCGTCGTAATAGACGTCGGCATCAACAGAGGCGAAGACGGCAAGCTCTGCGGCGACTGCGATTTCGATTCCTGCGCCGCAAAAGCGTCGTTCATCACTCCCGTTCCGGGCGGTGTCGGCCCGATGACAAGGGTTATGTTATTGAAAAATACTGTAAATGCAGCTAAAGTCCAAGGAGGAAAAGAAAATGCTTAA
- a CDS encoding cation transporter, whose amino-acid sequence MTALLSRLFIQDRENVTSPKVRGAYGMLFGAVGIFLNIILFGFKLAAGLISGSIAITADALNNIADSGSSAVTLIGFKLAGKKPDPTHPFGHGRIEYISGLIVAMAILLMGFELGITSVQKLFNPGEIDFSAIIIVILAVSIAVKFGMFLDGLHIAKLIDSPAIKATAKDSISDAVTTTVVLISTILSRFTDFNADAWGGCIVALFILYSGFGAAKDTISPLLGQKPDKKLVDDINKIVSSNPAVLGVHDLIVHDYGPGRLIVSLHAEVSAAADMLETHDHIDNIERELAEKLGCHAVIHMDPVVTGDEAVAETRDKVDALLKEHIDGRLSIHDFRMVVGPTHTNLIFDVVVPFDIKVGDGELEREINVLIKTLDENYFAVVDFDRAYV is encoded by the coding sequence ATGACTGCATTGCTTTCCAGATTATTCATACAAGACAGAGAAAACGTTACTTCCCCGAAGGTCAGAGGAGCATACGGTATGCTTTTCGGCGCGGTCGGGATATTTCTCAATATAATCCTTTTCGGCTTCAAACTCGCAGCCGGATTGATAAGCGGATCTATCGCTATAACGGCAGACGCGCTGAATAACATAGCGGACAGCGGCTCTTCAGCGGTAACCCTGATCGGATTCAAGCTCGCCGGCAAGAAGCCGGATCCTACACACCCGTTCGGTCACGGCAGGATTGAGTACATATCCGGACTCATAGTCGCGATGGCGATACTGCTGATGGGATTCGAGCTCGGCATCACTTCAGTACAAAAGCTGTTCAATCCGGGTGAGATAGACTTCAGTGCTATCATAATAGTTATTCTTGCGGTTTCAATCGCCGTAAAATTCGGCATGTTCCTCGACGGATTGCACATCGCCAAGCTGATCGACTCCCCCGCTATCAAGGCTACCGCAAAAGACAGCATCAGCGACGCTGTAACGACTACCGTCGTCCTGATCAGTACGATCCTATCGCGCTTCACGGACTTCAACGCCGACGCCTGGGGCGGCTGCATAGTCGCGCTGTTCATTCTCTACTCCGGCTTCGGCGCCGCAAAGGATACGATAAGTCCTCTTTTAGGGCAAAAACCGGACAAAAAACTCGTTGACGATATTAATAAAATAGTCTCATCAAATCCCGCGGTGCTCGGAGTACACGATCTTATAGTTCATGACTACGGCCCCGGAAGGCTGATCGTTTCCCTTCACGCGGAAGTGTCGGCCGCAGCTGATATGCTCGAAACGCACGATCATATCGACAATATCGAACGCGAGCTTGCTGAAAAACTCGGCTGTCACGCGGTAATCCATATGGATCCCGTCGTTACCGGCGATGAAGCTGTTGCGGAAACGCGTGACAAGGTCGATGCATTGCTGAAGGAACATATTGACGGGCGATTGAGCATCCACGATTTCCGTATGGTCGTAGGCCCGACGCATACCAATCTTATCTTTGACGTTGTCGTACCGTTTGACATCAAGGTCGGCGACGGCGAACTGGAACGCGAAATCAATGTATTAATAAAAACGCTCGACGAAAACTACTTCGCCGTTGTTGATTTCGACAGAGCATACGTGTGA
- a CDS encoding prolipoprotein diacylglyceryl transferase: MDYISFPKLGITINISPTAFKIGSIEIKWYALCIMLGFALAIVYVLVQGKKQGFKSDTFIDLAIIAMVFGLIGARLYYVLFRLDQYIKDPISILYIWKGGLAIYGGVILAVLASFVYCRVKKQPFFKLADIAAPALLIGQALGRWGNFFNQEAFGVNTDLPWGMTGNIIAENIRSEAVEVKDRFGILLDSSKPVHPTFLYESLWCLLGVIVLWLFYNKYKKFDGEVALLYCAWYGFERMFVEGLRTDSLILFANIRVSQVIAAATFVAAVVLIIVFRIKSGGRKKRVKRLPEHDDSLIINIPEDTD; encoded by the coding sequence ATGGACTATATAAGCTTTCCAAAGCTGGGAATAACGATAAACATTTCGCCTACCGCTTTTAAGATCGGTTCAATCGAGATTAAGTGGTACGCGCTCTGCATTATGCTCGGATTCGCGCTTGCGATCGTTTACGTTCTTGTTCAGGGCAAAAAACAGGGCTTCAAGAGCGATACGTTTATCGATCTCGCTATTATCGCTATGGTCTTCGGACTTATCGGAGCGCGTCTGTATTACGTTTTGTTCCGCCTTGATCAATATATAAAGGATCCGATAAGCATTCTCTATATTTGGAAAGGCGGGCTCGCGATATACGGAGGAGTTATTCTCGCCGTGCTTGCGTCATTCGTTTATTGCCGCGTGAAGAAGCAGCCGTTCTTTAAGCTGGCGGATATTGCGGCTCCCGCGCTGCTTATCGGTCAAGCTCTCGGGCGATGGGGCAACTTCTTCAATCAGGAAGCCTTCGGCGTTAACACAGACCTCCCTTGGGGGATGACGGGCAACATTATCGCTGAGAATATTCGCAGTGAAGCCGTTGAAGTTAAAGACAGATTCGGCATTCTGCTTGATTCGTCAAAACCCGTGCATCCGACGTTCTTGTACGAATCGCTCTGGTGTCTGCTCGGCGTGATTGTTCTGTGGCTCTTTTATAATAAATACAAGAAGTTCGACGGAGAAGTGGCGCTCCTGTACTGCGCCTGGTACGGATTTGAGCGGATGTTCGTCGAGGGGCTTCGCACCGACAGCCTTATCCTTTTCGCCAATATCCGCGTGTCGCAGGTCATCGCTGCCGCCACATTCGTTGCCGCGGTTGTGTTGATAATAGTATTCCGCATCAAAAGCGGCGGAAGAAAAAAACGCGTCAAACGGTTGCCGGAGCACGACGACAGTCTGATAATCAACATACCGGAGGATACTGATTAG
- a CDS encoding alkaline phosphatase produces the protein MLKRSASLIVAFALVLTLFAGIGVYAVAPQPDLTAKNVILLIGSGISPAHVNAARIKSGRQLNLLNLTYSGTLDTTNSDNAISDPAAAATALSTGKKTLNFNLGIDHEGNPATLITEALQSAGKKIGIITDKYLNDATPAAFAVHNPLKSDLYGVARQEIASGFDLFLGGGSKYFDNYRAEMKAAGYEYVTSPGRLSELTPDKKIIGAFSNYSFDTGYQVPSLSAMLTKATELLGNPDGFFIVAEGGLIDKYCFERNMNKMVEEFVKFDEAVGVAMAYVDEHPDTLLVVAGDVEAGQLTLNDRPNQGNTTNSCFKKYGTSSLNTALYTYGKNASALTGEHKSIDVPKFISASMGVYDFAQGAEQTSAVNDYTVDELNSFSSWSFTNIKKNSHVNGITLNTTSSNNSAVTAMVSKGSLVVMANARVGFDLTVTTPLASPFKLKNGGSTDLSAYDGFVLSASGLEDNAFTLTVGKGSTFTASADFSEAMKNEYGEILLPFDSFEPAISAENAVGLDTFGLSTAGCSAKSTVKLDSIHAYKTDTGISYAELLGISYGKDPFEYTSASFAAFSSSFETFKSAVTREERYAAKLDLISKIDALVPIPLSSEEFGLVEANKDSLDVSCAAASVSDGMLDTFCGNADTRLATKSVEISRSWTQYTVNFNSRNYTKVYLSFTSGNSPDGSSLLIDDLAVTPAPAAGEVLVKNGDFEDAAVDPWIIYNDSFITNDAHGGSRALRLMAAAKNAKTAKQTGITVSPNTDYTLTFWAKGENDNTGTKPYIGYVYGDSANASVMFENIPEVSGNYGAIRFRLASLHPDFTNDDFAVRMTVATADGETAAMIERALISEGNYCFALPAAPSEIVSIKVEFINAAIGAVVRIEGVDLLSNAPVKSANPSVPSALSILRAAAGLAVVDNADLNGDGRVDVADALLALRAECAL, from the coding sequence ATGCTTAAAAGATCAGCATCGTTAATCGTCGCGTTTGCGCTCGTGCTGACGCTGTTTGCCGGTATAGGCGTTTACGCGGTAGCGCCGCAGCCCGACCTGACGGCAAAGAACGTTATTCTGCTCATAGGCAGCGGAATAAGTCCCGCGCATGTTAACGCCGCGAGAATCAAATCCGGAAGGCAGCTCAACCTGTTGAATCTTACGTATTCCGGAACTCTTGATACCACAAACTCCGATAACGCCATATCGGATCCCGCGGCTGCCGCTACCGCTCTTTCTACGGGTAAGAAAACGCTGAATTTTAACCTCGGTATAGATCACGAGGGTAATCCTGCTACGCTTATTACCGAGGCTTTGCAGAGCGCCGGCAAGAAGATAGGTATCATTACGGATAAATACCTTAACGACGCCACTCCCGCGGCTTTTGCGGTGCACAATCCGCTGAAATCCGATCTTTACGGAGTTGCCCGTCAGGAGATTGCCAGCGGTTTCGACCTTTTCCTCGGCGGCGGCTCGAAATACTTCGATAATTACAGGGCGGAAATGAAGGCCGCGGGCTATGAATACGTGACCTCGCCCGGCAGACTTTCCGAACTTACGCCCGATAAAAAGATTATCGGCGCTTTCAGCAACTATTCTTTTGATACCGGTTATCAGGTGCCTTCGCTTTCCGCAATGCTCACGAAGGCGACGGAGCTGCTCGGCAACCCTGACGGCTTCTTCATTGTTGCCGAGGGCGGACTTATCGATAAGTACTGTTTCGAGAGAAATATGAATAAGATGGTCGAGGAATTTGTCAAGTTTGACGAAGCCGTCGGCGTCGCAATGGCTTATGTTGACGAGCACCCCGATACTCTTCTTGTTGTCGCGGGCGACGTTGAAGCCGGTCAGCTGACGCTCAATGACCGTCCGAATCAGGGGAACACGACTAACTCGTGCTTCAAGAAATACGGCACAAGCTCGCTGAATACCGCGCTCTATACTTACGGCAAAAACGCTTCTGCGCTTACCGGCGAACACAAGAGCATAGACGTCCCGAAGTTTATATCCGCGTCTATGGGAGTTTATGATTTTGCGCAGGGCGCTGAACAGACCTCCGCCGTTAACGATTATACCGTTGATGAACTGAATTCCTTCTCGTCGTGGTCTTTTACCAATATTAAGAAGAATAGTCACGTCAACGGCATAACGCTCAACACGACTTCTTCCAACAACTCCGCCGTCACCGCGATGGTTTCCAAAGGTTCTCTTGTCGTTATGGCCAACGCGAGAGTCGGATTCGACCTTACGGTTACGACGCCGCTCGCGTCTCCCTTTAAGCTGAAGAACGGCGGAAGCACTGATCTTTCCGCTTATGACGGTTTCGTTCTCAGCGCTTCGGGGCTTGAGGATAATGCCTTTACTCTCACGGTAGGTAAGGGAAGTACCTTTACCGCGTCGGCGGACTTCAGTGAAGCTATGAAGAACGAGTACGGCGAGATACTCCTTCCTTTTGACAGTTTTGAGCCTGCAATATCTGCGGAAAACGCCGTCGGTCTTGACACGTTCGGACTCTCTACGGCGGGCTGCTCTGCAAAATCGACTGTCAAGCTCGACTCCATACACGCTTATAAGACAGACACGGGAATCAGTTACGCAGAGCTGCTGGGCATCTCTTACGGTAAGGATCCGTTTGAATATACCTCCGCAAGCTTCGCCGCTTTTTCGTCTTCGTTTGAGACTTTCAAATCCGCGGTGACAAGAGAAGAAAGATATGCCGCAAAGCTCGATTTGATTTCGAAGATCGACGCTCTTGTTCCGATTCCTCTCTCCTCGGAAGAATTCGGACTTGTTGAAGCGAACAAGGATTCGCTCGACGTTTCCTGTGCCGCTGCGTCCGTTTCCGACGGCATGCTCGATACGTTCTGCGGCAATGCCGACACCAGACTTGCGACCAAATCTGTCGAAATATCCCGCAGCTGGACGCAGTACACCGTTAATTTCAACAGCAGGAATTATACAAAGGTATATCTCAGCTTCACGTCCGGTAATTCGCCCGACGGCAGTTCGCTTCTGATAGACGACCTCGCTGTTACGCCCGCTCCCGCCGCAGGTGAAGTATTGGTAAAGAACGGCGATTTTGAAGACGCGGCCGTTGATCCGTGGATAATCTATAACGACAGCTTTATCACAAACGACGCCCACGGAGGAAGCCGCGCGTTGCGCCTGATGGCTGCCGCAAAGAACGCAAAGACCGCAAAACAGACCGGAATCACCGTGAGCCCGAACACCGACTATACCTTGACGTTCTGGGCAAAGGGCGAGAATGACAATACCGGTACAAAGCCTTATATTGGCTATGTTTACGGTGACTCTGCCAATGCGTCGGTCATGTTTGAAAATATCCCGGAAGTTTCCGGCAATTACGGAGCGATTCGCTTCAGACTCGCTTCGCTCCATCCGGATTTCACCAATGATGATTTTGCGGTAAGAATGACTGTTGCTACTGCCGACGGAGAAACCGCGGCGATGATCGAACGCGCACTTATTTCCGAAGGGAATTATTGCTTCGCGCTTCCTGCCGCGCCTTCCGAAATAGTCAGCATAAAGGTCGAATTCATCAATGCCGCCATCGGCGCGGTAGTCAGAATCGAAGGCGTTGACCTTCTCTCAAACGCTCCCGTTAAATCCGCGAATCCGAGCGTACCCTCGGCGCTCTCAATACTTCGTGCGGCCGCGGGACTGGCTGTCGTTGATAACGCCGATCTTAACGGCGATGGTAGGGTAGACGTTGCGGATGCGCTTCTCGCTCTCCGTGCTGAATGCGCCCTCTGA
- a CDS encoding galactose mutarotase, with protein sequence MIIERDFGILSDGRNVTAITLDNGILNVTLLDYGARVQSIVVGGVDVVLGYDDAAGYEKCTAYQGATVGRFANRINAGRFTLNGVEYDVGRNSGKVHLHGGEVGFDRAIWSYEVTDGAEPTVVFTHVSPDGDMGYPGELRVSVAFSLSDGELRIEYSAVSDKDTVISLTNHSYFNLDGEGDALGQYLKINASEITPLNDLCVPDGSFMNVEGTPFDFREFKRIGDGIDADDPQIRIGAGFDHNFVIDGEGMRAAACAFSEKSGICMECRTDRPGMQLYTSNFLGESEGTGKNGAPYFRRQAFCLETQGFPDAPNKPQFPSAVLKSGEEWKSETVYAFSKK encoded by the coding sequence ATGATAATAGAAAGAGATTTCGGAATACTTAGCGACGGAAGGAACGTAACAGCGATAACGCTCGACAACGGAATTCTGAACGTAACGCTTCTCGATTACGGCGCGCGCGTTCAGTCGATCGTTGTCGGCGGCGTCGACGTAGTGCTCGGTTATGACGACGCCGCGGGATATGAAAAGTGCACCGCGTATCAGGGGGCGACCGTTGGCCGTTTCGCCAACCGCATAAATGCCGGCAGATTCACTCTGAATGGCGTTGAATACGACGTCGGCAGAAACTCCGGAAAGGTGCATCTGCACGGCGGCGAGGTCGGATTCGACAGAGCGATATGGAGTTATGAAGTGACGGACGGCGCTGAGCCGACGGTTGTTTTTACCCACGTTTCGCCGGACGGGGATATGGGATACCCCGGCGAGCTGCGCGTTTCGGTCGCTTTCTCGCTTTCCGACGGCGAACTGCGCATTGAATACTCAGCCGTTTCTGATAAAGACACCGTCATTAGTCTGACGAATCACAGCTATTTCAATCTCGACGGCGAAGGCGACGCGCTCGGTCAGTATCTGAAAATCAACGCTTCCGAAATAACGCCTTTGAACGATCTGTGCGTACCGGACGGCAGCTTTATGAACGTTGAAGGTACACCGTTTGATTTCAGAGAATTCAAGAGGATCGGAGACGGAATAGACGCGGACGATCCGCAAATCCGAATCGGCGCGGGCTTCGACCACAACTTCGTTATCGACGGGGAGGGCATGCGCGCTGCCGCGTGCGCCTTTTCCGAAAAGAGCGGCATATGCATGGAGTGCCGTACGGATCGACCCGGAATGCAGCTTTACACGTCGAATTTCCTCGGCGAGAGCGAGGGAACAGGGAAGAACGGAGCGCCGTATTTCCGCCGTCAGGCGTTCTGCCTTGAAACGCAGGGATTTCCGGACGCGCCGAATAAACCGCAGTTCCCGTCCGCCGTGTTAAAGAGCGGCGAGGAGTGGAAATCCGAAACCGTCTACGCTTTTTCGAAAAAATAG
- a CDS encoding dipicolinate synthase subunit B: MEKIRVGFALCGSFCMLRKTLLQLPRLNESGFDITPIMSETAFDTDTRFGKAEEFREILREATEKDIIHTVAQAEPIGPKKLLDLLIIAPCTGNTLGKLAGGITDTAVTMAAKAHLRNKRPLLIAVSTNDALSASAKNIGALLNTKNVYFVPFKQDDPENKENSLVADMSLLLPASLAALEGKQLQPIIQS, translated from the coding sequence ATGGAAAAGATACGCGTCGGATTCGCGCTCTGCGGTTCCTTTTGCATGCTGCGAAAAACGCTCTTACAACTGCCGCGGCTGAACGAATCCGGATTTGATATAACTCCGATTATGTCTGAAACTGCATTTGATACAGACACGCGCTTCGGAAAAGCAGAAGAGTTCAGGGAAATACTGAGAGAAGCAACGGAGAAAGATATCATACACACCGTCGCTCAAGCGGAGCCTATCGGACCCAAAAAACTGCTCGACTTGTTGATAATCGCTCCCTGCACCGGCAATACGCTCGGAAAACTGGCCGGCGGAATAACCGACACAGCTGTCACAATGGCGGCAAAGGCGCATCTGCGAAACAAGCGTCCGCTGCTGATTGCTGTTTCGACAAACGACGCGCTTTCCGCGTCGGCCAAGAATATCGGCGCATTGCTTAACACAAAGAACGTCTATTTTGTTCCGTTCAAGCAGGACGATCCCGAAAACAAGGAAAACTCGCTCGTCGCGGATATGAGTCTGCTGCTCCCCGCTTCCCTGGCCGCGCTGGAAGGCAAACAGCTTCAGCCGATTATTCAATCATAA
- a CDS encoding AAA family ATPase, with protein sequence MSKYIVRASLTYSFALDCIMKGQKQLDLYYSALQEKMTVERLLLRYTFSVLRVEAESRKECLEALSYVWKEQCPENAGDMSFLITPDTGDDAADLMAAIYKGYYGVLPYQQMTTELTAQIAILREKGALEALRRQNYLFAIDSGCGFTTLLSSFGDYLNRMSVYDDPDKKRANYAEYRIGGGTENGTCTAYDTANDLKKILKDNIYNVIGVDISYFLGDDKLDELRDFIKKLHELQNEFVFVFRIPFLEKKALDNVAAILSDVASFRVVQIPPLHDAVLMECFYDVITKYGYTIDDSLAETFFDRVREEKRDGHFYGFKTVEKIAQEAVLQKAAHDSLNEANGETADGSTISPDDVYGFAAVKKTDKSGYEQLSELIGMEKITERVKEIVSQVKLAAADERLDRPCIHMRFLGAPGTGKTTVARIIGQIFREEGLLRKGAFMEYTARSLCAEYVGQTAARTAAVCRDSYGSVLFIDEAYALYQDDTHTNDYGKEALTTLISEMENHRDDMLVIMAGYTDDMETLMKGNAGLRSRMPYAITFENYTREQLFEIFMLMVRKHFDFTPEFENGAHEYFRSLSDELLSSREFANARFVRNLYERTWSKAALRASHAGANKITLSRDDFIAASSEKEFSEKLEQKKRIGF encoded by the coding sequence ATGAGTAAGTATATTGTCCGCGCTTCCTTGACTTATTCGTTTGCTTTAGACTGCATAATGAAAGGGCAAAAACAGCTCGACCTCTATTATTCGGCGCTGCAGGAAAAGATGACCGTTGAACGACTTCTTCTTCGCTATACTTTCTCGGTTTTGCGCGTTGAAGCAGAATCCCGAAAAGAATGCCTCGAAGCGCTTTCGTACGTCTGGAAGGAGCAATGCCCCGAAAACGCCGGCGATATGAGCTTTTTGATAACTCCGGATACCGGAGACGACGCCGCCGACCTTATGGCGGCGATCTATAAAGGATACTACGGCGTTCTCCCTTATCAGCAGATGACGACCGAACTGACCGCGCAGATAGCGATTCTTCGCGAGAAAGGCGCGCTTGAAGCCCTTCGCAGGCAGAACTATCTTTTTGCGATCGATTCCGGATGCGGTTTTACGACTCTGCTCTCTTCTTTCGGCGATTATCTTAACCGCATGAGCGTTTATGACGATCCGGATAAGAAGCGCGCAAATTACGCCGAATACCGTATCGGCGGAGGAACGGAAAACGGAACATGCACCGCGTACGACACGGCGAACGACCTTAAGAAAATATTAAAAGATAACATCTATAACGTTATAGGTGTGGATATTAGCTACTTTCTCGGCGATGACAAACTCGACGAGCTGAGGGATTTCATTAAAAAGCTGCACGAGCTGCAGAATGAATTCGTGTTCGTATTCCGCATCCCGTTTTTGGAGAAGAAGGCGCTGGATAACGTAGCGGCAATACTTTCCGACGTCGCTTCGTTCAGAGTCGTTCAGATACCTCCGCTTCATGACGCGGTGCTTATGGAATGCTTTTACGACGTCATTACAAAGTACGGATACACGATCGACGACTCGCTTGCCGAAACTTTTTTCGACAGAGTAAGAGAGGAGAAACGCGACGGACACTTTTACGGTTTCAAGACCGTTGAAAAGATAGCGCAGGAAGCTGTCCTTCAAAAGGCCGCGCACGATTCGCTGAATGAAGCGAACGGAGAAACCGCCGACGGCTCGACTATTTCTCCCGACGACGTTTACGGCTTTGCCGCCGTCAAAAAGACGGATAAGAGCGGCTATGAACAGCTTTCCGAGCTGATCGGCATGGAGAAGATTACCGAGCGAGTTAAAGAAATCGTTTCGCAGGTGAAGCTTGCTGCCGCAGACGAGCGCCTTGACAGGCCTTGTATACATATGCGCTTCCTCGGCGCGCCCGGAACGGGAAAGACAACCGTCGCCCGCATTATAGGTCAGATATTCCGTGAGGAAGGTCTGCTGAGAAAAGGCGCGTTTATGGAGTATACGGCGCGCTCGCTCTGCGCCGAATACGTCGGCCAGACCGCAGCGAGAACGGCGGCCGTATGCCGTGATTCCTACGGCTCCGTGCTATTTATAGACGAGGCGTACGCGCTGTATCAGGACGACACTCATACCAACGATTACGGCAAGGAGGCCCTGACGACGCTGATCTCCGAAATGGAGAACCACAGAGACGATATGCTCGTTATAATGGCGGGTTATACCGACGATATGGAAACGCTGATGAAGGGCAACGCCGGTCTTCGCAGCCGTATGCCTTATGCGATTACTTTTGAGAATTACACGCGTGAGCAGTTGTTTGAAATATTTATGCTTATGGTTCGGAAGCATTTCGATTTCACGCCGGAATTCGAAAACGGCGCACACGAGTATTTCCGCTCGCTTTCGGACGAACTGCTTTCATCGCGCGAATTCGCGAACGCCCGCTTCGTTCGCAATCTCTACGAACGAACGTGGTCGAAGGCCGCTCTCCGCGCATCTCACGCTGGAGCGAACAAGATAACGCTTTCACGCGACGACTTTATCGCGGCAAGCTCAGAGAAAGAGTTCAGCGAGAAGCTCGAACAGAAAAAACGGATTGGCTTCTGA
- a CDS encoding endonuclease/exonuclease/phosphatase family protein yields the protein MKMKLIAILLSVALFMTAFPAAGAVAETKDDYVGTYPEQLVEGADIRIISYNVLVAQEDFSWSPWKIGTRPELFADFVNYYKPDVVGLQECSKLWHIGIRELLGDKYEFVYPDLNDEGDDENCSLLLYDKTKYNVVKTELFKYSVSNAAQMRHMAIALLENKVDGRKFAVSSTHLNSGWEGSGGDNTPQRTIQAGELIKKAQSWLSKNKCPFISTGDMNTTIDEVPYQNIANSNVLFDADPNPISGCVDHIFCSVEATCLYTAQVRDQQIRAASDHWPLIADIKLPVVKPTYTLGDPNKDGETNVEDALLALRYSLGIKKPTANQRKAADVDLDGSVTVSDALIIMRYIAKLIETF from the coding sequence ATGAAAATGAAATTGATTGCAATTCTGCTTTCGGTCGCGCTCTTTATGACCGCGTTCCCTGCGGCCGGCGCGGTTGCCGAAACAAAAGACGACTACGTCGGGACGTATCCCGAGCAGCTCGTCGAAGGGGCGGATATACGAATCATTTCGTATAACGTGCTCGTCGCGCAGGAAGACTTCAGTTGGAGCCCGTGGAAAATCGGTACCCGCCCCGAACTATTTGCCGATTTTGTCAATTATTATAAACCGGACGTCGTAGGTCTTCAGGAGTGCTCGAAGCTGTGGCATATCGGTATTCGCGAATTGCTCGGAGATAAGTATGAATTTGTCTATCCGGACCTCAACGATGAAGGCGATGATGAAAACTGTTCGCTGCTTTTGTACGACAAGACTAAGTATAATGTTGTAAAAACAGAGTTGTTTAAGTATTCGGTTTCTAACGCCGCTCAAATGCGTCACATGGCGATTGCTCTTTTGGAAAATAAAGTCGACGGCAGGAAGTTCGCGGTTAGCTCGACTCATCTGAATTCCGGATGGGAAGGATCCGGCGGAGACAACACTCCGCAGAGAACCATTCAGGCGGGCGAGCTCATTAAAAAAGCGCAGAGCTGGCTCAGTAAAAACAAGTGCCCGTTTATTTCTACCGGCGATATGAACACTACGATCGACGAGGTACCGTATCAGAATATCGCTAACAGCAACGTTCTGTTTGACGCCGATCCTAACCCCATAAGCGGTTGCGTCGACCACATCTTTTGCAGCGTTGAGGCAACATGCCTTTACACCGCGCAGGTCAGGGATCAGCAAATCAGAGCCGCTTCCGACCACTGGCCGCTGATTGCGGATATCAAGCTTCCCGTCGTGAAGCCGACTTACACCCTCGGAGACCCGAATAAAGACGGGGAAACCAACGTTGAGGACGCGCTTCTCGCGCTTCGTTATTCCCTTGGAATCAAGAAGCCTACCGCGAACCAGCGCAAAGCCGCGGACGTTGACCTCGACGGAAGCGTTACCGTTTCCGACGCCCTTATCATTATGCGATATATCGCGAAACTGATAGAAACTTTTTAG